The following are encoded together in the Peromyscus leucopus breed LL Stock chromosome 1, UCI_PerLeu_2.1, whole genome shotgun sequence genome:
- the Slc22a6 gene encoding solute carrier family 22 member 6: protein MAFNDLLKQVGGVGRFQLIQVTLVVAPLLLMASHNTLQNFTAAIPTHHCRPPANANLSKDGGLEAWLPLDKQGRPESCLRFTSPQWVPPFHNGTEANGTGVTESCIDGWVYDNSTFPSTIVTEWNLVCSHRAFRQLAQSLYMVGVLLGAMMFGYLADRLGRRKVLILNYLQTAVSGTCAAYAPNYAVYCIFRLLSGMSLASIAINCMTLNVEWMPIHTRAYVGTLIGYVYSLGQFILAGVAYAVPHWRHLQLLVSVPFFAAFIYSWFFIESARWYSSSGRLDLTLQALQRVARINGRQEEGAKLSIEVLQTSLQKELMLGKGQASAMELLRCPTLRHLFLCLSMLWFATSFAYYGLVMDLQGFGVSMYLIQVIFGAVDLPAKFVCFLVINSLGRRPAQLASLLLAGICILVNGVIPKDQTIIRTSLAVLGKGCLAASFNCIFLYTGELYPTVIRQTGLGMGSTMARVGSIVSPLVSMTAEFYPSMPLFIFGAVPVAASAVTTLLPETLGQPLPDTVQDLKSRHRGKQGQAQQELQKQMMPLQPSTQEKNGL, encoded by the exons ATGGCCTTCAATGACCTCCTGAAGCAGGTGGGGGGCGTCGGACGCTTCCAGCTGATCCAGGTCACCCTGGTGGTTGCTCCCCTGCTGCTGATGGCTTCCCACAACACCTTGCAGAACTTCACTGCTGCCATCCCCACTCACCACTGCCGCCCACCTGCCAATGCCAACCTCAGCAAAGATGGAGGTCTGGAGGCCTGGCTGCCCCTGGACAAGCAGGGACGACCCGAGTCTTGCCTCCGTTTTACTTCCCCACAGTGGGTACCACCCTTTCACAATGGCACAGAGGCCAATGGCACCGGAGTTACAGAGTCCTGCATTGACGGCTGGGTCTATGACAACAGCACCTTTCCTTCAACCATTGTAACTGAG TGGAACCTCGTGTGCTCTCACCGGGCCTTCCGCCAGCTGGCCCAGTCCCTGTACATGGTGGGAGTGCTGCTGGGAGCCATGATGTTTGGCTACCTGGCAGACAG GCTGGGCCGTCGGAAAGTACTGATCTTGAACTACCTGCAGACAGCTGTGTCAGGAACCTGTGCAGCCTATGCACCCAACTACGCCGTCTACTGCATTTTCCGGCTCCTCTCGGGCATGTCTTTGGCTAGCATTGCAATCAACTGCATGACACTAA ATGTGGAATGGATGCCCATCCACACCCGCGCCTACGTGGGCACCTTGATTGGCTATGTCTACAGCCTGGGCCAGTTCATCCTGGCTGGTGTCGCCTATGCGGTGCCCCACTGGCGCCACCTGCAGCTTCTGGTCTCTGTGCCTTTTTTCGCTGCCTTCATCTACTCCTG GTTCTTCATTGAGTCAGCCCGCTGGTACTCCTCCTCAGGAAGGCTGGACCTCACCCTCCAAGCCCTGCAGAGAGTGGCCCGGATCaatgggagacaggaagagggggCTAAGCTGAGTATAGAG GTGCTCCAGACCAGCCTGCAGAAGGAACTGATGCTAGGCAAAGGCCAGGCCTCAGCCATGGAGCTGCTGCGCTGCCCCACCCTTCGccacctcttcctctgcctctccatgcTGTG GTTTGCCACCAGCTTTGCCTACTACGGGCTGGTCATGGACCTGCAAGGCTTCGGGGTCAGCATGTACCTTATCCAGGTGATCTTCGGTGCCGTGGACCTGCCTGCCAAGTTCGTGTGCTTCCTTGTCATCAACTCCCTGGGCCGCCGGCCTGCACAGTTGGCCTCCCTGCTGCTGGCAGGCATCTGCATCCTGGTGAATGGGGTAATACCAAAGG ACCAGACGATCATACGCACCTCCCTGGCTGTGCTAGGGAagggctgcctggctgcctcttTCAACTGCATCTTCCTGTACACTGGAGAGCTGTATCCCACAGTGATCCG GCAGACAGGCCTGGGCATGGGCAGCACCATGGCCCGGGTGGGCAGCATCGTGAGCCCGCTGGTGAGCATGACTGCCGAGTTCTACCCCTCCATGCCTCTCTTCATCTTCGGCGCTGTCCCTGTGGCCGCCAGTGCTGTCACTACCCTCCTGCCAGAGACCTTGGGCCAGCCACTGCCGGATACAGTTCAGGACCTGAAGAGCAG GCATAGAGGAAAACAGGGGCAAGCACAGCAGGAGCTGCAGAAGCAAATGATGCCACTCCAGCCCTCCACACAAGAGAAGAATGGGCTCTGA
- the Slc22a8 gene encoding LOW QUALITY PROTEIN: solute carrier family 22 member 8 (The sequence of the model RefSeq protein was modified relative to this genomic sequence to represent the inferred CDS: inserted 1 base in 1 codon): protein MTFSEILDRVGXMGPFQYLHVTLLALPVLGIANHNLLQIFTATTPAHHCRPPPNASIGPWVLPLDPNGKPEKCLRFMHLPNASLPNDTQAATEPCLDGWIYNGTRDTIVTEWDLVCSSNKLKEMAQSIFMAGILIGGPVFGELSDRFGRKPILTWSYLMLAASGSGAAFSPSLPVYMIFRFLCGCSISGISLSTVILNVEWVPTSMRAISSTLIGYCYTIGQFILSGLAYVIPQWRWLQLTVSVPFFIFSLLSWWVPESIRWLVLSGKFSKALKTLKRVATFNGKKEEGEKLTTEELKFNLQKDITSAKVKYGLSDLLRVSILRRVTFCLSLAWFSTGFAYYSLAMGVEEFGVNIYILQVIFGGVDIPAKFITILSISYLGRRITQGFLLLLAGGAILALIFVSSEMPLVRTTLAVFGKGCLSGSFSCLFLYTSELYPTVLRQTGMGVSNVWARVGSMIAPLVKITGEVQPFIPNVIFGTMALLGGSAAFFLLETLNRPLPETIEDIQDWHQQVKKAKQEPEAEKASQTIPLKTGGSDPS from the exons ATGACCTTCTCCGAGATTCTGGACCGTGTTG GCATGGGCCCCTTCCAGTACCTGCATGTGACCTTGCTGGCCCTCCCAGTCCTCGGAATAGCCAACCACAACTTGCTACAGATCTTCACAGCCACCACCCCTGCCCACCACTGTCGCCCGCCACCCAACGCCTCAATAGGGCCCTGGGTGCTCCCCTTGGATCCAAATGGGAAGCCTGAGAAGTGTCTCCGTTTCATGCATCTGCCCAATGCCAGTCTTCCCAATGATACCCAGGCGGCCACTGAGCCGTGCTTGGATGGCTGGATCTACAACGGCACCAGAGACACCATTGTGACAGAG TGGGACTTGGTGTGCAGCTCCAACAAACTGAAGGAGATGGCCCAGTCGATCTTCATGGCAGGCATACTGATTGGAGGGCCTGTGTTTGGAGAGCTGTCAGACAG GTTTGGCCGAaagcctatcctgacctggagctacctcatgctggcagccagCGGCTCAGGCGCTGCCTTCAGCCCCAGCCTCCCCGTCTACATGATCTTCCGATTCCTGTGTGGCTGCAGCATCTCAGGCATTTCTCTGAGCACCGTTATCTTGA ATGTGGAATGGGTACCCACCTCGATGCGGGCCATCTCATCAACATTAATTGGGTACTGCTACACCATTGGCCAATTCATTCTGTCGGGCCTGGCCTATGTCATTCCTCAGTGGCGCTGGCTACAGTTAACTGTGTCTGTTcccttcttcatcttctccctGTTATCCTG GTGGGTACCAGAGTCCATTCGCTGGCTGGTTCTGTCTGGAAAGTTCTCAAAGGCCCTGAAGACACTCAAGCGGGTGGCTACCTTCAATggcaagaaggaggagggggaaaagcTCACCACTGAG GAGCTGAAGTTCAACCTGCAGAAGGACATCACCTCAGCCAAGGTCAAATACGGCTTATCTGACTTGCTCCGGGTATCCATCCTGCGCCGTGTGaccttctgtctctccctggcctg gttTTCTACTGGTTTTGCCTACTACAGTTTGGCTATGGGGGTAGAAGAATTTGGAGTCAACATCTACATACTCCAGGTCATCTTTGGTGGGGTCGATATCCCAGCCAAGTTCATCACCATCCTCTCCATAAGTTATCTAGGCCGGCGCATCACCCAAggcttcctcctgctcctggcAGGAGGGGCCATCTTGGCCCTCATCTTTGTGTCTTCAG AAATGCCGCTCGTGAGAACAACACTGGCTGTATTTGGGAAAGGATGCCTGTCTGGCTCCTTCAGCTGCCTCTTCCTCTACACGAGTGAACTCTACCCCACAGTCCTCAG GCAAACAGGTATGGGTGTTAGTAACGTGTGGGCTCGAGTGGGAAGTATGATAGCTCCACTGGTGAAAATCACGGGTGAAGTGCAGCCCTTCATCCCTAATGTCATCTTTGGGACCATGGCCCTGTTGGGAGGCAGCGCTGCCTTCTTCCTGCTTGAGACCCTCAACCGGCCCTTGCCCGAGACTATCGAGGACATTCAGGACTG GCACCAGCAAGTCAAGAAAGCaaagcaggagccagaggcagaaaaGGCATCCCAGACAATCCCTCTGAAGACTGGTGGATCGGACCCAAGCTGA